The Arachis hypogaea cultivar Tifrunner chromosome 14, arahy.Tifrunner.gnm2.J5K5, whole genome shotgun sequence genome has a segment encoding these proteins:
- the LOC112741393 gene encoding uncharacterized protein, which produces MMTQEPSEELEKHATSGHRARGNSEYVRLAISDEPRAGEVEISRPQAEPGINAFWWWMKVFLWCIIIVVLSLVLLKWGVPFIFEKVLYPVMEWEATAFGRPVLALVLVASLALFPVFLIPSGPSMWLAGMIFGYGIGFVIIMVGTTIGMILPYLIGLLFRERIHQWLKKWPTNAEMIRLAGEGNWFHQFQVVALFRVSPFPYTIFNYAIVVTNMRFWPYLCGSIAGMVPEAFIYIYSGRLIRTLADAQYGRHHLTTVEIVYNIISFIVAIVTTVAFTVYAKRTLNKLKMAEANEESASVSGIADFEMQKASHS; this is translated from the exons ATGATGACCCAAGAACCATCAGAGGAATTGGAGAAACATGCAACCTCAGGGCATCGTGCAAGAGGCAATAGTGAATACGTTAGACTAGCCATATCTGATGAGCCTAGGGCCGGTGAAGTTGAAATCTCACGGCCTCAAGCAGAACCAGGAATTAATGCTTTCTGGTGGTGGATGAAAGTCTTTCTATGGTGCATTATCATTGTTGTACTTTCTCTTGTTTTACTGAAATGGGGTGttccttttatttttgaaaag GTTCTTTACCCAGTGATGGAATGGGAAGCTACTGCATTTGGCCGCCCAGTTCTTGCCCTTGTACTTGTTGCTTCTTTAGCTTTATTCCCAGTGTTCTTAATTCCTTCTGGCCCTTCCATGTGGTTGGCCGGCATGATTTTCGGTTATGGCATTGGCTTCGTTATAATAATGGTTGGAACAACCATTGGAATGATCCTCCCTTACCTAATTGGGCTACTCTTCCGTGAACGCATTCAT CAATGGTTAAAGAAGTGGCCCACGAATGCCGAAATGATTAGGCTTGCTGGTGAAGGAAATTGGTTCCATCAATTTCAAGTGGTTGCTTTATTTAGAGTTTCTCCATTTCCCTATACTATATTCAATTATGCTATAGTAGTGACAAATATGAGGTTTTGGCCCTACCTATGTGGATCAATAGCAGGAATGGTGCCAGAAGCTTTCATCTACATCTACAG TGGTAGATTAATAAGGACCTTAGCAGATGCACAGTATGGGAGGCATCACTTGACCACTGTGGAAATAGTGTATAACATTATTTCATTCATCGTTGCAATTGTTACCACGGTTGCATTTACTGTTTATGCAAAAAGGACTTTGAATAAACTCAAGATGGCTGAGGCCAATGAGGAATCTGCCTCTGTTTCTGGCATTGCTGATTTTGAGATGCAGAAAGCTTCCCATTCATAA
- the LOC140178460 gene encoding putative disease resistance RPP13-like protein 1, translating to MAGAIVSHALVSSFIQVVFDKLASPEFVNFIRGKKLHKKLIKRLETNLYAVQAVLNDAEQRQINDPAVKKWLDDVKDAVYDVDDLLDRVSTEAGTAQKKVVTKLEDITERLEYAGKSKDILGLKENARESLLWRTPSTSLLERSTIYGRDQDKEAIMELLFDDTTYAKISVIPIVGMGGFGKTTLAQLVYNDESLEQIFDLKLWIYVSENFDIQKITKTMIEAVTSSSCDMKDLGFLQLELKEKLIGKKYLVVLDDVWNENYGVWNDFQKPLQHGAKGK from the exons ATGGCAGGTGCAATTGTAAGTCATGCTTTAGTGTCTAGTTTTATTCAAGTTGTTTTTGACAAGCTTGCTTCACCTGAGTTTGTGAATTTCATTCGGGGAAAGAAGCTTCACAAGAAGCTAATCAAAAGGTTGGAGACCAATCTGTATGCAGTTCAAGCTGTTCTTAATGATGCTGAGCAGCGACAAATCAATGACCCTGCTGTGAAGAAGTGGCTCGATGATGTCAAAGATGCTGTCTATGATGTTGATGACTTGTTAGATCGTGTTTCAACCGAAGCAGGAACGGCTCAAAAGAAG GTTGTTACAAAACTGGAAGACATAACTGAGAGACTAGAATATGCTGGAAAAAGCAAAGACATTCTTGGTCTAAAAGAGAATGCTAGGGAGAGCTTGTTGTGGAGAACACCATCAACATCCCTGTTAGAAAGATCCACTATATATGGTAGAGATCAAGACAAAGAAGCCATAATGGAATTGTTATTTGATGATACAACATATGCTAAAATATCTGTGATTCCGATTGTTGGCATGGGTGGGTTTGGAAAAACCACTTTAGCTCAATTGGTGTATAATGATGAGTCTTTGGAGCAAATATTTGATCTTAAGTTGTGGATTTATGTTTCTGAAAATTTTGATATTCAGAAGATCACCAAGACTATGATAGAGGCAGTTACTTCAAGTAGCTGTGATATGAAGGAtttgggttttcttcaactcGAATTGAAGGAAAAGCTGATAGGGAAGAAGTACTTAGTCGTTTTGGACGATGTTTGGAATGAGAACTATGGTGTTTGGAATGATTTTCAGAAGCCTCTTCAACACGGGGCCAAAGGGAAGTAA
- the LOC112741391 gene encoding vacuolar protein sorting-associated protein 53 A — protein sequence MDKSSALEYINQMFPNEASLSGVEPLMQKIQSEIRTVDAGILAAVRQQSNSGTKAKEDLAAATRAVEELMYKIREIKTKAVQSETMVQEICRDIKKLDFAKKHITTTITALHRLTMLVSAVEQLQVMASKRQYKEAAAQLEAVNQLCSHFEAYRDIPKIIELREKFKNIKQILKSHVFSDFSSLGTGKETEETNLLQQLSDACLVVDALEPSVREELVNNFCNRELTSYEQIFEGAELAKLDKTERRYAWIKRRMRSNEEIWKIFPSSWHVLYRLCILFCKKTRKQLEDILSNLKEKPDVGTLLLALQRTLEFEDELAEKFGGGTQNREVGNEIEEIGRGANSGSNASDIRRKYEKKLAAHQGSNNGENNGSKDLAVPGAGFNFRGIISSCFEPHLRVYVELEEKTLMENLEKLVQEETWDIEEGGQNSVLSSSMQLFLIIKRSLKRCSALTKNQTLFNLFKVFQRILKAYATKLFVRLPKGGTGIVAAATGMDGQIKTSDRDERVICYIVNSAEYCHKTAGELAESVSKIIDHQYADGVDMSEVQDDFSAVITKSLVTLVHGLETKFDIEMAAMTRVPWGTLESVGDQSEYVNAINLILTTSIPTLGSLLSPVYFQFFLDKLASSLGPRFYSNIFKCKQISETGAQQMLLDTQAVKTILLEIPSLGRQTSGAAGYSKFVSREMSKAEALLKVILSPVDSVADTYRALLPEGTPMEFQRILDLKGLKKADQQSILDDFNKHGPGIKQTQITPTVVPASPVAPVVPNPSAAGLMASREDVLTRAAALGRGAATTGFKRFLALTEAAKDRKDGPFRKLFNP from the exons ATGGACAAGTCCAGCGCCTTGGAGTACATCAACCAGATGTTCCCAAACG AGGCATCTCTGTCTGGTGTGGAGCCGCTGATGCAGAAAATTCAGAGCGAGATTCGCACTGTAGATGCCGGAATTCTAGCTGCTGTTCGCCAACAG AGTAATTCAGGAACTAAGGCAAAAGAAGATCTTGCTGCTGCTACACGTGCTGTGGAG GAACTTATGTATAAGATCcgagaaataaaaacaaaagctgtaCAGAGTGAAACGATGGTTCAAGAAATATGTCGCGACATTAAGAAATTAGATTTTGCAAAGAAGCATATAACTACAACAATTACTGCACTTCATCGTCTTACAATGCTTG TCTCTGCTGTTGAACAGCTTCAAGTCATGGCTTCAAAACGTCAATATAAGGAAGCTGCTGCACAGCTGGAG GCAGTGAACCAGTTATGCAGTCACTTTGAGGCTTATAGGGATATTCCAAAGATCATAGAACTAAGGGAGAAGTTTAAGAATATCAAGCAAATACTCAAGTCACATGtgttttctgatttttctag CTTAGGTACTGGAAAGGAGACAGAAGAAACTAATTTGCTCCAGCAGTTGTCTGATGCTTGCTTGGTTGTTGATGCATTAGAACCTTCTGTTAGGGAAGAGTTGGTAAATAATTTCTGCAATAGGGAGCTTACTTCATATgaacaaatttttgaaggagctg AGCTCGCAAAATTGGATAAAACTGAACGAAGATATGCTTGGATTAAGCGCCGAATGAGGTCAAATGAAGAGATTTGGAAAATTTTTCCATCTTCATGGCATGTTTTATATCGTCTATGTATCCTATTTTGTAAGAAGACAAG GAAACAACTTGAGGATATTCTTTCTAATCTAAAGGAAAAGCCAGATGTGGGGACCCTGTTGTTG GCTTTACAGCGAACTTTAGAGTTTGAAGATGAATTGGCTGAGAAATTTGGAGGAGGCACTCAAAACAGGGAGGTTGGGAATGAGATTGAGGAAATAGGTAGGGGAGCAAATTCTGGCAGTAATGCTTCAGATATCCGGAGGAAATATGAGAAAAAGCTTGCTGCTCATCAAGGAAGTAACAATGGG GAAAACAATGGAAGTAAAGATTTGGCGGTACCTGGAGCTGGG TTCAATTTTCGTGGAATTATTTCATCTTGCTTTGAACCTCACTTAAGAGTATATGTAGAATTGGAAGAGAAAACATTAATGGAAAATTTAGAGAAACTCGTTCAG GAGGAGACATGGGATATTGAGGAGGGAGGTCAGAATAGCGTTTTATCCAGCAGCATGCAG TTGTTTCTCATAATCAAGAGGAGTTTGAAGAGATGCAGTGCTTTAACAAAGAACCAGACACTATTTAATTTGTTCAAG GTTTTCCAAAGAATTCTTAAAGCATATGCTACAAAGCTCTTTGTAAGACTCCCAAAGGGTGGTACTGGAATTGTTGCTGCTGCCACAGGCATGGATGGACAGATAAAG ACATCTGATAGGGATGAAAGGGTGATTTGTTACATTGTTAATTCAGCCGAATATTGCCATAAAACG GCCGGTGAACTGGCTGAGAGCGTTTCCAAGATAATAGATCATCAGTATGCAGATGGGGTAGATATGTCAGAAGTGCAG GATGATTTTTCAGCTGTTATAACAAAGTCATTGGTGACCTTGGTGCATGGCCTGGAAACCAAGTTTGACATTGAAATGGCTGCAATGACACGTGTACCATGGGGTACTCTTGAGAGTGTTGGTGATCAGTCAGA ATATGTTAATGCCATAAATCTGATTCTTACCACTAGCATTCCTACTCTTGGAAGTCTTCTTTCTCCTGTCTACTTTCAGTTCTTTTTGGACAAG CTTGCATCATCTCTTGGTCCGCGCTTCTATTCTAACATTTTCAAATGCAAGCAAATATCAGAAACGGGCGCTCAACAG ATGCTACTGGATACACAAGCTGTTAAGACAATCCTTCTTGAAATTCCTTCCCTTGGTAGACAG ACTTCAGGTGCTGCTGGCTATTCCAAGTTTGTAAGCCGCGAGATGAGCAAAGCTGAGGCACTTTTGAAG GTTATACTGTCTCCAGTTGATTCCGTGGCAGATACATACCGAGCATTACTACCTGAGGGTACACCGATGGAATTTCAGCGAATACTGGACCTTAAG GGTCTTAAAAAAGCGGATCAACAAAGTATTCTTGATGACTTCAATAAACATGGCCCTGGAATTAAGCAAACACAGATTACACCTACAGTTGTCCCAGCTTCCCCAGTGGCTCCGGTGGTGCCTAATCCTTCTGCTGCTGGACTCATGGCATCTCGGGAGGATGTACTAACTAGGGCTGCCGCACTTGGACGAGGAGCAGCCACCACAGGGTTCAAGCGATTCCTGGCTCTAACTGAAGCCGCCAAAGACAGGAAGGATGGGCCTTTCCGGAAGCTTTTTAATCCATAA
- the LOC112741395 gene encoding MLO-like protein 13 has product MAEEELNESLEYTPTWIVAVVCTIIVFISLVVERGLHKLGKYFKKKNQTPLFDALQKLQEELMLLGFISLLLTVFQTAISHICISPELTTTMLPCKRPHESSEGSAHDQIYYDGIINKRRLFSVEDSSQHCRSKGKVPLLSQESLHHLHIFIFVLALVHAIFCVTTLFLGITRMRQWKRWEEEIKSKITRTGDSSSIQALHHHEFFKKHADGYWRRAAVVGWLISFFKQFYGSVTESDYIALRYGFIKEHCPRKPQFDFHNYMVRTLEVDFRRIVGISWYLWLFVVLFLLLNIAGWHTYFWLAFLPVIILLLVGAKLEHIIARLAQEPAQESARVKPSDEYFWFSRPTLILDLLHFTLFQNSFEIAFFFWIWCTYGFDSCIMEKISYIIPRLIMGVIVQVLCSYSTLPLYTLVTQMGSGFKKGMLDPRVEEALLNWAEERHENSGTSRWRSISSHRMTKEQTQNDEHEIAMEMEDATTSSIELPSSIVQIPLDRPISCSLRHAQ; this is encoded by the exons ATGGCAGAAGAAGAACTAAATGAGTCTCTGGAATATACACCAACATGGATTGTAGCTGTTGTTTGCACCATCATTGTTTTTATCTCTCTTGTTGTCGAGCGCGGCCTCCACAAGCTCGGAAAG TACTTCAAGAAAAAGAACCAAACTCCATTATTTGATGCCTTGCAAAAATTGCAAGAAG AATTGATGCTTTTAGGGTTCATTTCCCTTCTACTAACTGTCTTTCAAACTGCAATAAGCCACATTTGCATCTCACCTGAGCTTACAACCACAATGCTTCCGTGCAAGAGGCCACATGAATCGTCTGAAGGTTCGGCACACGATCAGATCTACTATGATGGTATAATCAACAAAAGAAGGCTTTTTTCTGTTGAAGATAGTTCTCAGCATTGTAGGAGTAAG GGGAAGGTTCCACTGTTATCACAAGAATCATTGCATCATTTGCACATTTTCATCTTTGTATTGGCTTTAGTACATGCAATATTCTGTGTCACCACATTGTTTCTTGGAATCACAAGG ATGCGTCAGTGGAAGAGATGGGAGGAAGAAATTAAGAGCAAAATAACAAGAACAGGAG ATTCTAGTAGTATCCAAGCTCTCCATCACCATGAGTTCTTCAAGAAACACGCCGACGGATATTGGAGAAGAGCAGCTGTTGTTGGTTGGCTG ATAtcattcttcaagcaattttatgGTTCTGTTACTGAATCTGACTACATTGCGCTGCGTTATGGATTTATCAAG GAACATTGCCCGCGCAAACCTCAGTTTGATTTCCACAATTACATGGTGCGGACACTTGAAGTTGATTTCAGAAGAATTGTAGGCATAAG CTGGTACCTGTGGCTCTTTGTTGTGCTGTTTTTGCTGCTAAATATTGCAG GGTGGCACACTTATTTCTGGCTTGCCTTTTTACCAGTGATA ATTTTGCTTCTTGTGGGGGCAAAGTTAGAGCACATCATAGCGCGCTTGGCGCAGGAGCCGGCGCAGGAGTCGGCACGTGTGAAGCCGTCAGATGAATACTTCTggtttagccgcccaacacttaTCCTTGACTTGCTTCATTTCACTTTATTTCAGAACTCTTTTGAGATTGCATTTTTCTTCTGGATCTGG TGCACATATGGATTTGATTCATGCATTATGGAGAAAATATCCTACATCATCCCAAGACTTATAATGGG TGTGATTGTTCAAGTGCTTTGCAGTTACAGCACCTTGCCTCTATATACTCTTGTTACTCAG ATGGGTAGTGGTTTCAAGAAGGGTATGCTCGATCCGCGGGTGGAGGAAGCCCTCTTGAATTGGGCAGAGGAAAGACATGAGAACTCCGGCACGAGTAGGTGGCGGAGCATATCATCCCATAGAATGACCAAAGAACAAACACAAAATGATGAACATGAAATAGCCATGGAGATGGAAGATGCAACAACATCTTCAATTGAGCTTCCTAGCAGCATTGTCCAAATTCCTTTGGACAGGCCTATTAGTTGTTCTTTAAGACATGCTCAATAA
- the LOC112741390 gene encoding ASI1-immunoprecipitated protein 1 yields MASAAEKYASFQEKVTRTVFFDNLSPQVSESVLRSAIEQFATVKSVKFIPNYLGPRNLPECALVELDSSKKVKEVITMIGQYPFMMCGTPRPVRAHPAEAEMFDDRPQIPERRIRFRWLDPNDADFEVAKELKHLTRQHAAEHEYAHNLQLLLEENLAQQQGETLEMHYKKYKLLDSVVSDGTAKRLKERYNLRGADE; encoded by the exons ATGGCATCAGCAGCAGAGAAGTATGCTTCATTTCAGGAGAAAGTGACTAGAACAGTGTTCTTTGACAACCTTTCACCCCAAGTCTCTGAATCTGTCTTGAGAAGTGCTATTGAGCAGTTTGCAACGGTAAAAAGTGTCAAGTTCATTCCCAACTACCTTGGACCAAGAAATCTGCCGGAGTGTGCATTAGTAGAGTTGGATTCCTCCAAGAAGGTCAAGGAGGTTATCACCATGATAGGGCAGTACCCGTTCATGATGTGCGGGACGCCACGGCCGGTAAGGGCTCATCCTGCTGAGGCGGAAATGTTTGATGATCGGCCTCAAATTCCTGAAAGAAGGATAAGGTTTCGCTGGTTGGATCCAAATGATGCGGATTTTGAGGTGGCAAAGGAATTGAAGCATCTTACGCGCCAACATGCTGCAGAACATGAATATGCACACAAC CTGCAACTACTACTTGAAGAAAACCTTGCCCAGCAACAGGGAGAAACACTTGAAATGCATTACAAAAAGTATAAATTACTTGACAGCGTTGTATCTGATGGAACTGCCAAGCGTCTGAAAGAAAGGTATAATCTCCGTGGTGCAGATGAATGA